The following is a genomic window from Thermodesulfovibrionales bacterium.
CAATTATCTTTGTGGTCGCCTGGTGAGCCGGAAACTTGTAAGCTATTGCCCATCTGGGTTCACGGGTCTTTATACCAAGAGCCTTCTGGAGAGAAAAGTCATTTACCTTGATTACTGCTCCGTCTGTTTCAAAGGGCCATTTATCACGCATTGCTTCCATTTCTTTTATTATCTCTAATACCTGTTCTATATTTTTCGCCTTCCTTACAATTGCAGGTACGGGGAATCTCTTCTCTTTTAACCATTCAATAAACTCCATCTGACTTCTAAATTCCTTTCCCTTTATTGCACCCACTCCATAACAGGCAAGATGAAGTTTTCTTCTTGCCGTTACAGATGGATCAAGTTGCCTAACAGAGCCCGCAGCTGCATTCCTTGGGTTGGCAAAGAGTGGCTCTCCTGCTCTTTCCCTTTCTTTGTTCAGTCTTTCAAATTCATCTATATTCATGTAAACCTCTCCCCTTATGTCTATCTCTTCAGGCACATCATCTCCTTCAATTCTAAGAGGTATTGATCTTATGGTCTTTATGTTCTGGGTGACATCCTCTCCTTCGTAACCATCTCCTCTTGTGGAAGCCCTCTCAAGAAGACCTCTTACATAGCTAAGCTCAATAGCAAGACCATCATATTTTGGCTCCACAGTGTATTCTATATCCTTGGTAATGCCGAGGAATCTCTTTACCCTCCTGTCGAATTCCCTTACCTCTTCATGGCTGAAGGCATTGTCAAGGGAGAGCATTGGTTCTCTGTGTCTGACCTTTTCAAATTTTTCAAGTGGTGGAGCGCCTATTCTCTGAGTCGGTGAATCAGGCAGGATGTAATTGTATTTTTCTTCAAGCTCTTTTAGTCTTTTAAAGAGTCTGTCATATTCCTCATCTGAGATAACAGGGGAGTCAAGGACATAATAACGGTAATTATGATAATTTATCTCATCAACAAGTCTTTTAATCTCCGCCTTTATCTCTTCAGTCAGTTTCTCAGCCATATGAACTCTCCTCCATTATTTCCACCAAAAACTCAAGGGCCTTTAAGGATGCCTTTTCTTTGTTATCCATCCTGTCACCACTAAGCCTCAGCTCCTTTGTCCAGGTCTTATCTTTGTGGGCTACACCGATATACACAAGACCCCTTTCTTTTCCCTCGAGTACATCCGGTCCAAGATTGCCTGTGGTAGAAAGACCAAAATCAGAGCCAGTTATCCTCATTATTGATGAGGCCATTAGGGCAGCTATTTCTCTGCTTATTACACCAAATCTTGAAATGCTATCTTCATATATACCCAGTATTTTGCCTTTTGCCTTTATTGAATAGGTAACCGCACCAGCCTCAAAAAAGAGGCTAGCACCTGGAAGGGATGTAATGTAGTGGCTGATAAGACCACCTGTACAGGATTCGGCAATGGATAGTTTTAATCCCCTTTTTCTGAAGGCAGTGTGAACTCTTTCAACAATCGATAGAGGTAAACTTTCTGTTACAAGCGCTTTCATAATTTTATTATAATACCATATGCTCATTTTTAAGACAGGCTCTATCTTTTTCTCCTTCCTTATCTCGCTACTCCTATCCTCTATCTCCTCGGCTGCCATAAATGTTGAGGACAGACTCTGTATAGCTGGCGATGAGATTATGCTCAGCGCAGAGATAAGAAAGGGCCTTTTCAGAAAAGGCGGGGTGATTGTGGAATTTTTTATTGATGGCAGGTCAGCGGGCAGAAGTCTTTCA
Proteins encoded in this region:
- a CDS encoding CinA family protein, producing MKALVTESLPLSIVERVHTAFRKRGLKLSIAESCTGGLISHYITSLPGASLFFEAGAVTYSIKAKGKILGIYEDSISRFGVISREIAALMASSIMRITGSDFGLSTTGNLGPDVLEGKERGLVYIGVAHKDKTWTKELRLSGDRMDNKEKASLKALEFLVEIMEESSYG